The Euwallacea fornicatus isolate EFF26 chromosome 5, ASM4011564v1, whole genome shotgun sequence genome includes the window GTTAACCTATGAAAAAGTGTAACGTACCCTTAGTTCAAGTATGACAATGTGGTTAGATTTCATTTCTCTATTGTGACAGCTCAGGAAAACTAGGCTAAGTTAAcagtaacaattttgatgtgaaGATATGTTTTGTtaacttaatatttaattatcaaaatgatATTGTTTTTCGTTATTTAGAACAATTGAAAAAGGAGGGTTAACTCAATATTTACCATAGATTAGTTACTACTGCCTTCTTTTCATTATTCATCAAAATGTCTTGTCCCAGCGAACTCGATACATTTTACACAGTATCTCTTCAGTTGACGAAAGACTGCGGCCAGGTAATATCTTCTTATCATTTCCACCAGGCTCTATAGTTTCTGCTTCGCAGCTAATCAAAGAGCGTATTTCATCGCGTACCAAAAAAGTCGAGACGAAATCTGGAGCCATTGATTTCGTAACTGAAACTGATCAGGAAGTCGAACGCTTGCTCATCGAAGGCCTCTCGAAAGCTTTCCCTAACCACAAATTCATTGGCGAAGAGAGCGTCTCCAGTGGAGCGCACTGCGATCTTACAGATGCCCCTACATGGATCATAGATCCTGTTGATGGCACCATGAATTTTGTGCATTCATTCCCTCACTCATGTATTTCAATAGCCTTGTTTGTCAACAAACTTCCTGCTATTGGAATTGTGTATAATCCAATGCTGAATCAGCTGTTTACTGCTCAAAAGGGCAAGGGGGCATATTTGAATGGTCAGAAGATCAGCGTGTCTGAGACTAAAAACTTGGGAGatgctttaattttaatggagTTTGGAACTAGTCGAGACCCAGAGAGGAGAAATATTATTCTGGAGAATCAGCAGAAGTTGATGCCTCAAGTGCATGGGTAAGATCTTAATTTCTCACAAGGTAACAGACAGTTATATTTATTGTGTAGGCTTCGAGCTTTGGGTTCTGCAGCTTTAAACATGGCAATGGTAGCATGTGGAGCTGCTGATGCTTACTTTGAATTTGGCATTCATATCTGGGACATTGCAGCAGGGGAGCTTATTATAACAGAGGCTGGGGGTGTGGTTATTGATCCTGCAGGAGGGGAGGTATGTATGTAACAGGTAAAAAGTAAGAGTACTTTTAAAGAGTTCTTTTTTAGATTGATAGATTGTCAAGGAGAGTTGTGGGGGCCAGTTCTTTAGAGTTGGCCAAACAGTTAGCCAAAGAGCTGTCTCAGTTTTACCCTGAGAGAGATTGAAATTTTAGGGATGTTTTAAGGACATTCCAAGCGTTTTTAGTTTATCGGAATTGTAGGTTCTGATACGTAGTGTTcaatattgtaatttaaactaaatagagaataaataatatattgaatttatggctacagtaattttcatttttgtaccTTCTTCTTCAGGATTATGATTCCCTACGGGTTTTGTTCAAACAAGGATTCGTATCctttaaattcgttaaaagATGCCTTTACAGCAGGCCACTGTTGCAATAACGGCGTTGCACCCAAGCCTCCTTTAACACTATATATAAATACAACACTGCGTGCGCTTACACTTCCTCCCTAGTTATTCCTTGCGTTGAGGCCTCACTTTTCGCGTTTAAAACGCCGAAAATGCATTCGTAAGTAAATACCGAAAACTACTAAGATTGAAGCATACGTACCTCCGTTTGACGTAAGAGTCCAACCAATGAACATCCGGATCTGAAATATATGAGAAGTTGGTACTCTACTTAGCACGTGCGTACATACTTAGCCCTTGCAGCCGCTTTGCAGGCGAAGGTCCAGACCTAAAGATCTTCtctgaaagaaaaagaataaatggCATTAAACATGCTGCAATTAATTAAGGTGGATTTTGGGCCAAAAATACTTATTATGTTGGACACATCAAAAGTGTTTTTGGCACTGCAATGATTAAAGAACAACCATTTTAAAGGTGCTTTAAGTCCCCTTTAAACTACCTTATTCGGGTTTTAAGGCCTATTGCGCAACGACTTTCGTCGACGGTGCCACCTTGGGGTCCATTCTGCAATAGAAAATAACCATGATAACATCTGAGAATCTCACATAAGGGCTGAATAACAACGTTTTACTTCGGGTGCTCTTATTTATTCTACACACAAATCAATGACAATCGGTACATTATTAAACCCCAGCTtaagtataataataattaaaacgtcTCTGAAATTTAGAATCCGGATCGGAATTCCTGTTTGCATGTTCAAGGGTTTACCTCCTGTGCGTACAAGGGACACTCGCCGATCAAATTTTGTCTTGAATGAAAGGATGGGTGAGCGCGTTGTTCAGACTGATCCTCTTGGCGGGATCTATGGCCAGCGCCTTCTCCAGCAGATCCTTTAGTTGGGTCACCTTTTTCAGCTGGTCGGGGGGCAAGGCCTGACCTGCGACCAGTTCTGATTGGAGGTCGCGGTTCACTTTTACCACCGACATTACCACAATCTTTTCCTGTGGAACGGAAAAAAGGGGCGTtctgaattttaataataaactgaGTGCAGAAATACGCCAAAAATCTGGTCAAGAAATTAACATGAAACAGACACAGACTTATCTCAGATAGAATATTAAGCAGGAACTTACCCGTTCGGTGACCTTATCGATTTCATgatacaaaaaattacaattgcTATCGAAATGCTGCTCCTTGAAAAACCCCCTCCGGATCACCTTGTTGGGGAACTTCCCTTTCAAATCCATGAAGAATTTGAGCATCTGATTGTTGGATTTTCCTGAGAAGAGAATGCGCCCAGCGTACAGTTCGTAGATCGTGCACGCTGCGCTCCACATATCAATTGCGTAATCGTAGGGCATGCCCAGGATGATTTCTGGGGCCCTGTAGAAACGCGACACCAGATAGGGCGTAATTTCATTCTCGTTGATCTTCGACGCCGATCcgaaatcgcacaatttcagtacCAATTTACTGTCATTTACCAGGATGTTATCGGGCTTTATATCTGTAACAGAGTGCGTTTTAAGAGATcatgaaacattaaaattcctACTTATTACCAGCGTGCAAAATTCCAGTCTTCTTCAGTAACTTCAAGGCCAGCAAAAGTTGCTGTGTATAACTACGAACTGCCTTGATGTGAAGCCCCACGTTCTTGCCATACTTTTTCAGCACCTCCCTTAGGTTCATGGCAAGAGGCTCGAACACCATGCATAAATGTTGCTTGTGGAAAAAGTGTCTGATTAGTCGCAAACAGTGCATCTTGTCCTCGGGATCAGCGTCGTTCAGTTTCTTGAGAATCTCCAGCTCTTTAAGGCCCGTTTTATGCCTAAAGTTAACAGCACATTGAAAACAGCCTTAAAATgtgtaattatttaatttcgcACATCACTTCGTTGTTCCGAATGATTTTAACTGCAACATCCTGGTTGCCTCTAGCCTGATCGCGTGCCCGGACTACGTTGCTAAACACTCCTTGTCCTGTGTACCCATACACCATGTACCTGGTATCCAAGATTTCTCCGATCCTCACTCTAgaatcaaacaaaatttattgaataaaataaatggataCTTTTAGGAATTGTCACCTGTAATATCCCTCTGCATCATCCCAATTGTCAGTTAAAGCAGGATTTTCAGCTCCAATGCCTTTGGCTTTTACTATCGCGCTCGGAGActagaaaaatgcaaaattaccACAATTTACTCCAATCTTAAACCACACTTACACTgaaattattcttaaaaacGTCCTGCTCAGAAAACATGTCCCATTCAGCTTTCTTGATGCCCTTGCCAAATTCCTTCTCAGGCTCCTTAGGCTTCATGCTGGGCAATAAGGGTGGAGTTAAAGACTCATTTTCCAGCCCTACACTCTCCTCATCTGCGATTTTGTCTTCTTTGGCTTCTAAACTCAATTTCCTCTCTGATAAAGCTACCTCAtgattttctttaagaatAGGACTAGAGGGCATAGAGGAATTTGTGTTTGAATCTTCAGCGTCAGGTCCAAGGCGCTTCAACAGCTCCTCCCGCTCTTTGCGACGCTTCTCAATTATTGAATCTTCGTCCTCATCATCAATGCTGATGTCCAATTCAATCTGTACATCTGAATCTGAGGAATCATCTTTGGATTTTATTTGCCCCTCACTTAAGGAATCTTTGAATTTATCTTGTTCTTTAACTTTCTTGTGACGCTTTTCTTGATGCCTCCTGTCCTTGCCATGACCTTGACGATCACTCTCTCTTCTCCTTTCCTCCCTATACCTGTTATTCCTGTCACAATCACGATTCCCTCTAGAGTCACGAGTCGTGTCtctgtatttattaaaatctctTAGGTCTCTATGGAAACTATCCCGATCTCTCAGTGCAGGCCTGTCAAATGATCTTCGGTCTCTAGAGTTTTCCCTAATGTCCTTCTGTCGTTCACGtgctttttctttttgacGCTCACGTTCTTTATCCCGTTGACGTTGTTTgtctttttctaataattcccTAATTTTCCTATTATCCAAGTTATCAATTTAACCCCCAAATGAAGTTTAACTGGACTTACCTATTCTTATCCCTGATCCTCTCCTTTGAATGCACAGAACTCCGATTGTTCCTCTTCCTTTCAGGCTCTTCATCTGAGTCCAACAAACTGATAATTTCCTGCTCAATTACCACTTTTTGCTCtttatttccacttttttcaGTAATGGTAACAACCTCCGAAACCTCCTCCACAGAAGCACTGGCTAATTGAGCTTGAAGCAGCTCCTTTTGCTTCATCAACTCCTCCAAGTCCA containing:
- the LOC136339079 gene encoding inositol monophosphatase 1-like — protein: MSCPSELDTFYTVSLQLTKDCGQLIKERISSRTKKVETKSGAIDFVTETDQEVERLLIEGLSKAFPNHKFIGEESVSSGAHCDLTDAPTWIIDPVDGTMNFVHSFPHSCISIALFVNKLPAIGIVYNPMLNQLFTAQKGKGAYLNGQKISVSETKNLGDALILMEFGTSRDPERRNIILENQQKLMPQVHGLRALGSAALNMAMVACGAADAYFEFGIHIWDIAAGELIITEAGGVVIDPAGGEIDRLSRRVVGASSLELAKQLAKELSQFYPERD
- the Prp4k gene encoding uncharacterized protein Prp4k isoform X2, which produces MEKPEKKKASELEKNEGPLKKKHKKEHKHKHKKHTTEKLDKHKKHKKHKKLKHKEASPEHYTPERKAPTETLPVNGKQSKPKKELRTTEIKEVTEFITKGLTTKLPSLEGISSEENSMDVPEQDCDSDAIDMSVIEADMDLEELMKQKELLQAQLASASVEEVSEVVTITEKSGNKEQKVVIEQEIISLLDSDEEPERKRNNRSSVHSKERIRDKNRELLEKDKQRQRDKERERQKEKARERQKDIRENSRDRRSFDRPALRDRDSFHRDLRDFNKYRDTTRDSRGNRDCDRNNRYREERRRESDRQGHGKDRRHQEKRHKKVKEQDKFKDSLSEGQIKSKDDSSDSDVQIELDISIDDEDEDSIIEKRRKEREELLKRLGPDAEDSNTNSSMPSSPILKENHEVALSERKLSLEAKEDKIADEESVGLENESLTPPLLPSMKPKEPEKEFGKGIKKAEWDMFSEQDVFKNNFSSPSAIVKAKGIGAENPALTDNWDDAEGYYRVRIGEILDTRYMVYGYTGQGVFSNVVRARDQARGNQDVAVKIIRNNEVMHKTGLKELEILKKLNDADPEDKMHCLRLIRHFFHKQHLCMVFEPLAMNLREVLKKYGKNVGLHIKAVRSYTQQLLLALKLLKKTGILHADIKPDNILVNDSKLVLKLCDFGSASKINENEITPYLVSRFYRAPEIILGMPYDYAIDMWSAACTIYELYAGRILFSGKSNNQMLKFFMDLKGKFPNKVIRRGFFKEQHFDSNCNFLYHEIDKVTEREKIVVMSVVKVNRDLQSELVAGQALPPDQLKKVTQLKDLLEKALAIDPAKRISLNNALTHPFIQDKI
- the Prp4k gene encoding uncharacterized protein Prp4k isoform X1 → MEKPEKKKASELEKNEGPLKKKHKKEHKHKHKKHTTEKLDKHKKHKKHKKLKHKEASPEHYTPERKAPTETLPVNGKQSKPKKELRTTEIKEVTEFITKGLTTKLPSLEGISSEENSMDVPEQDCDSDAIDMSVIEADMDLEELMKQKELLQAQLASASVEEVSEVVTITEKSGNKEQKVVIEQEIISLLDSDEEPERKRNNRSSVHSKERIRDKNRKIRELLEKDKQRQRDKERERQKEKARERQKDIRENSRDRRSFDRPALRDRDSFHRDLRDFNKYRDTTRDSRGNRDCDRNNRYREERRRESDRQGHGKDRRHQEKRHKKVKEQDKFKDSLSEGQIKSKDDSSDSDVQIELDISIDDEDEDSIIEKRRKEREELLKRLGPDAEDSNTNSSMPSSPILKENHEVALSERKLSLEAKEDKIADEESVGLENESLTPPLLPSMKPKEPEKEFGKGIKKAEWDMFSEQDVFKNNFSSPSAIVKAKGIGAENPALTDNWDDAEGYYRVRIGEILDTRYMVYGYTGQGVFSNVVRARDQARGNQDVAVKIIRNNEVMHKTGLKELEILKKLNDADPEDKMHCLRLIRHFFHKQHLCMVFEPLAMNLREVLKKYGKNVGLHIKAVRSYTQQLLLALKLLKKTGILHADIKPDNILVNDSKLVLKLCDFGSASKINENEITPYLVSRFYRAPEIILGMPYDYAIDMWSAACTIYELYAGRILFSGKSNNQMLKFFMDLKGKFPNKVIRRGFFKEQHFDSNCNFLYHEIDKVTEREKIVVMSVVKVNRDLQSELVAGQALPPDQLKKVTQLKDLLEKALAIDPAKRISLNNALTHPFIQDKI